The sequence AATTCCCATTAAAATTGAAAGTTTGACCATCACAAATTTCAGCAGAAATGTTTGTATTTTCAATTGGATTAACTGTCAAATCTAATTGAATGATACTATCGCAAGCAAAAATGCTTTGGAGCGTATCTGAATAATTTCCGGCCAGACTGAGTAAATTTCCATTAAAATCGAAAGTTTCGCCATCACAAATTTCAGCAAAAATGTTTGTGTTTTCTATAGGATTAACTGTCAAATCTAATTGAACGATGCTATCGCAAGCAAAAATAGATTGCAAAGTGTCGGAATAATTTCCTGCCTGTGTGAGCAAAGTTCCAATAAAATTGAAAGTTTGACCATCGCAAATTTCAGCAGAAATGTTTGTATTTTCAATTGGATTAACTGTCAAATCTAATTGAACGATGCTATCGCAAGCAAAAATGCTTTGCAAAGTGTCGTAATAATTCCCAGCCATACTGAGTAAATTCCCATTAAAATCGAAAGTTTCGCCATCGCAAATTTCAGCATCTATTTGGGTTTGAAATATGGGCGAAATTGAAACATGGAGCAAAACTGTGCTATCACAGCCAAATTGAGAACTTGAATTAATCAAATAATCGCCGGCAGAAGAAATCGTAATTGTATCTATTTGAATGCTTTCGCCTTGACAAAGTGAAATATATTCCTCTGTAGAATAAGATTGGTGTTCAACAACATTTAAAGAATTTGAAAAAATAGAACAAGTAGAATCAGATGCCTCAACCGAATATATCCCGCTACTGTCAACAAATAGTGTGTTTAATGTATCATTCAAAAGTACCTGATTATCTTTATACCATTGATAATGAATTGTAGTATCAGAACTGAATGCTTCGATTTGAACGGTTCCCCCTTCGCAAAAATCAGTGATTCCGCTAATGCTAATAGTAAATGGGCAATTCACTTCAAGATTTTTGCTCAACACGATTTTATCGGCATAAGCGAAACCAAGCATAACATCAAAATCTCCATCGTTTTCATAATCAACCACTTCTATTGGTGTTATCATTGATAGGTTTTGATTCCACACTTCCTTTGAAAGACTACCGGCACCATCATTCCTGAATATTCCATACTCATAGATTGAACTGTTTGTAAAACCGCTATAGCCGGTACAATATACAATGTCAATATCGTTATCATTATCAAAATCGACAGTATCTATCCCAAATAAGCGATACTCATAGGCTAAAGTGTGCTTTGTAAACTGCCAATTTCCAAGATTTTCATAAAAATATAAGCTGTCTAAATAGTCATCTACAGCAAGAATATCAATGTCTTGATCACCATCAAAATCACAAACTTCAAAATCCTCACACAGTACATTATCAATATGTTCTATCCCAAAACCATTGCCGGTATTGCTAGCAATCTTTAGCGTACTCGAAGTGTAATAATACGAGGATATCACAATATCTACCAAACTGTCACCATTCATATCTGCACCCCGCATACTGCGTCCGGCACGCACATCTTCTTCAATCTCGTGTAATGTAAAATTTTCGCTTCCATCATTCTCTAACCATTGTGCACCAGTATTTCCACTCTGAGTATATAACCAAAAACAAATCACAGCAACATCTTTGTCGCCATCGCCATCATAATCTTCAATCCAGATATCTCTTGGGTCATTCACAGAAGTGCTAAGGTGTGCCATTGTGAAATTTCCCCATCCATCGTTTTGCCACCAGGTAACACGGTCATCATCGCTGGAGGCTGAAATAATATCCATGTCGCCATCATCATCTAAATCATTAATGCGAACTACATAAGGCTCTTCATAATTGCTAATTAGTTCATGTTCTTTAAAAATATCATCTCCTTTGTTTTCGAACCAAACAATCCGGTCGCCAACATTTGAAGCAGCAGCAACATCCTGATCGCCATCGCCGTCTAAATCTTTCATCTCGAAAGCACGGGGCGAATCGAACTTAACAGAAAGAACATCTTGTGTAAAAGATTGGTTTCCATCGTTTGTCCAAACTGATAAAAGAGCATCGTAATAATCTATATGTACAAAGTCTTTGTGATTTTGATTATCGAAATTTCCAATTGCAATGTCATAAATATAGTTCAACTCATCGTAAATAAGCGAGCCCGAACTAAATGAATAACTGCTCGTAGAACCTTGACCTTGAAAGTAATATATCTCTTGATCGTTTTGAGAGCCTGCAATAATGTCTTTTTTACCGTCTTCGTTTACATCATATAAAGCCATTCCTCTTACTCCATCAAAATTTGTCATAATATTGGTTTCTGTGCTAAAACTATACGACGAATTATTTTTAAGCCAAACCAATTTGTCGTCGGATCTATCTGCAACTAAAATATCGAAGTATCCATCATTATTTATATCATCAACTATTATTTCAGTTATGATAGAGAAATTATTGTTTAAAGTTATCATTGAAAAATTATTGTTTCCATCATTTTCTAAACATCTTACCGAGGAAATACTCGTATTTGTGTATGCACGACCAAAAAATATATCCCAGTCATTATCTCCACCC comes from Bacteroidota bacterium and encodes:
- a CDS encoding T9SS type A sorting domain-containing protein — translated: MNRPIFTLCILLLNISAAFSQNFEEIFVSQNFEYPMQVETIDFDGDGLDDFLAMGYKEFFLYKNIGNAQFDKHSLIDSLYSFSRFSLFDWENDGDQDIFFTGQGNNGMPQIAWLENDGNQNFTYHFISGVIDDPYYVEAFDIDNDLDIDILVSSSSTDKLYWLQNDGLFNFTQSQIGSYVNQFQIADMGGDNDWDIFFGRAYTNTSISSVRCLENDGNNNFSMITLNNNFSIITEIIVDDINNDGYFDILVADRSDDKLVWLKNNSSYSFSTETNIMTNFDGVRGMALYDVNEDGKKDIIAGSQNDQEIYYFQGQGSTSSYSFSSGSLIYDELNYIYDIAIGNFDNQNHKDFVHIDYYDALLSVWTNDGNQSFTQDVLSVKFDSPRAFEMKDLDGDGDQDVAAASNVGDRIVWFENKGDDIFKEHELISNYEEPYVVRINDLDDDGDMDIISASSDDDRVTWWQNDGWGNFTMAHLSTSVNDPRDIWIEDYDGDGDKDVAVICFWLYTQSGNTGAQWLENDGSENFTLHEIEEDVRAGRSMRGADMNGDSLVDIVISSYYYTSSTLKIASNTGNGFGIEHIDNVLCEDFEVCDFDGDQDIDILAVDDYLDSLYFYENLGNWQFTKHTLAYEYRLFGIDTVDFDNDNDIDIVYCTGYSGFTNSSIYEYGIFRNDGAGSLSKEVWNQNLSMITPIEVVDYENDGDFDVMLGFAYADKIVLSKNLEVNCPFTISISGITDFCEGGTVQIEAFSSDTTIHYQWYKDNQVLLNDTLNTLFVDSSGIYSVEASDSTCSIFSNSLNVVEHQSYSTEEYISLCQGESIQIDTITISSAGDYLINSSSQFGCDSTVLLHVSISPIFQTQIDAEICDGETFDFNGNLLSMAGNYYDTLQSIFACDSIVQLDLTVNPIENTNISAEICDGQTFNFIGTLLTQAGNYSDTLQSIFACDSIVQLDLTVNPIENTNIFAEICDGETFDFNGNLLSLAGNYSDTLQSIFACDSIIQLDLTVNPIENTNISAEICDGQTFNFNGNLLSVAGNYYDTLQSIFACDSIFQLDLTVNPIENTNISAEICDGQTFDFNGNLLSMAGNYYDTLQSIFACDSIVQLDLTVNPIENTNISAQICDGETFDFNGNLLTQAGNYNDTMQSIYACDSIINLELTVNLIDSIFDFASICEGEEIEFNGQFLSQSGIYYQAEININGCDSIIVLDLSVLPLPQINLGNDTTINTNETLLIDAGLGFSQYLWQDGSSAQTFLVDGAILGEGTFDFSVEVEDINLCINSDTIVVSITISSGIVDFTATKVKIYPNPVNNRLCIENLSHETILDIYLYDISGKLILNKKLSGKLNTIDMSNFSPGDYYLKLIHKNESKVVPIIKGRNN